In the genome of Planctomyces sp. SH-PL62, the window TCCCCCTTGGCGATCAGGTCGTCCAGGAGCCGGGCCGCGACGTCGCCCCTCCCCTCGGTGGCGGCGTTGACGACGTCCCAGACCTCCTCGATCCGTCCGGCCTCCACGAACTTCGCCACGTCTTCGCGGCGGATCTCGCCGACGTGGGCCGTCGCGATCGCCAGCTTGTCGACCTCGGCGGTCAGGATCCCCAGCTCCGGGCCGACGAGTTCCAGCAGCAGCTTGGCCGCGTCGGGCCCGAGTTTGGACTGGGCCTTCGATGCGCATCCGGGTAGCCATCGGAGCAGGTCGGCCTCGGGCGGGCTGGAGCAGTCGATCGCCATCCCCGCCTTGGCCGCCGACTTGGCCAGCCTCGTATTGCCCGGCCAGGAACGGACCGCCAGGATCAGGCTCCCGGACGAGCTGGGGGCCTCGACGTACGCCTCCAGCTCCTTGCGATAGGCGGAGACGAACGGGTCGGCCTCCTCGACCAGAACGACCCGACGCTTCGAGAAGAACGGCAGCGTACGCAACTCGTCGACCACGTCCGCCAGCTTGGCGGACGCCCCCTCGAACCGGGCGACCCCCATCTCGTCGTCGTCGTCCGAAAGCTCGACGCCGATCGCCCGCTTGATGGCCTCGCGACGGAGGTACGGATCGTCGCCGAAGACCACGTACAGGGGCGAGGCCCCCTTCCCCGACCCATCCTTCAACCAGTCCAGGCCGCGCATCGCCGCCCTCCCGCCCGCATTCCGATCGTTCGTCCCACGTGCATCGTGACACATTCCTCACCCACTGACGAGCCGGATCGCTCCTCCCCTTGACCGCCGTATGGTCCGCCGTAGAATGAATTGAAACACCCGTTTGAATCATTCGATTGAATCTTTTGTTTGAGGCTTGGCGAGTCTCATGGAGAATCAGGAGACGACGAAGGACCGATTGATCGAGGCGGCGGGTCGGGAATTTGCGGAGAAGGGATTCGACCAGGCCCGGATTCGCACGATCTGCGAGCGCGCCGGGGCGAATCTGGCGGCGGTGAACTACCACTTCGGCGACAAGGAGCGGCTCTACCGCGAGGTGTTGCTGGAAGCGTACCGGCGTCGTAGCTCGGTCGTGCTGCCGTCACTCGGGGACGCGACGGCCGCGGAGAAGCTTCGCGCGTTCATCCGCTTTTTCTTCAACCAGGTCGTCGCGCTCAAGGAGGAGGATTCCTGGCAGACGCGGATGATGGCCCGCGAGGTTTCCGATCCGACGTCGGCCCTGGACGAGGTGATCCGAGATTGGGTCCGTCCCCGGTTCGAGATGCTCAAGTCGATCATGCGGGAGATCCGCCCCGAGGCCGACGACCGCCGTTTGAACGCCCTGTGCTTCAGCGTCGTCGGCCAGTGCCTCATGTACCGGCTGGCCCGCACGGTGACGGGCCGGCTGATCGGCCCGGAGGGCGACGGCCTCCTGGACGACGACTATCTCGCCGATCACGTCGCCACGTTCACGCTCGCGGCCCTGGGCCTGGGCCCCCCGTTCGGGCGGGACGCGGGCGAAACTCCTGACGTCTGAGGAGCGGGCCATGTCCTGGATCGCGATCAAGATGCTGATGGGCGACCGGGCCAAGTTCCTGGGGATCGTCATCGGCCTGACGTTCGCCGCGGCCCTCATCACGCAGCAGGGCTCGATCTTCTGCGGGCTCATGCTCCGCACCTGCTCCCAGATCTCGGACGTCACCGGCGCGGACCTGTGGGTGATGGACCCGGGCGTCCGGTTCGCCGACGACGTCAAGCCGATGCTGGAGAGCCACCTCGACCGGGTGCGCGGGGTGGACGGCGTGAAATGGGCGGTGCCGCTCTACAAGGGGAACGCCCGGGCGAGGCTGACCTTCGACCCGGCGACGCTGCGGGCGAAGACGGAACCTCCCGACGCCCGCCGGCGCGAGCGACGGGCCCCGCCGACGCCGCCGGCGAACGTCTTCACCAGGGCCCTGGACCTGTTCGCGCCGGGCTCCGGCGACTTCTCGACGCCCCCGCCGCGATGGTACGACCCCGGCCAGGTCAACGTGGTGGAATCGGTGGTCCTGATCGGGGTCGACGACGCGTCGATGGTGGGCGCCCCGCCGGGGGGCGCGATGGTCGGCCCCGGCCCCAGGGGACGCATGTGGGTCGGCGATTTGGAAGACCTGCGGCGACCGGAGTCGATCGTGATCGACCGTGTGGGGCTCCGCAAGCTCTTCCCCGGCTGCCACCTGGAGGAACCGCTGGCCGACCCTCCCGAGTCCGATGCGGAATACGTCGCCAGGCTGCGGGCCTTCGTCCGGTCGGCCCCGGAACTCGAAATGAACGACCGGCGAGCGGTGGTCGTGGGGGTCTGCGAGGCGACCCGGACGTTCCAGTCCAGCCCGGTGGTCTACACGCTCTACAGCCGGGCCAAGCGGTTCATGCCGATGGAGCGGAAGATGCTCACGTTCATCCTGGCCAGGACGGCCGACGACCCGTCCGGGGCCAAGCTCGCCCCCGCGATCGTCGCCGACCGGATCCGCCGCGCGACCGGGCTGGGGGCCTGGACCAGCGAGAGCTTCATGTACCGCACGATCAAGTATTACTTGATCTACACGGGCATCCCGATCAACTTCGGGATCACGGTCTTCCTGGGCTTCCTCGTGGGGACGGCGATCGCCGGCCAGACCTTCTACAACTTCACGATCGAGAACATCAAGCAGTTCGGCTCGCTCAAGGCGATGGGGGCGTCGAACGGCCGGATCGTCGCCATGATCCTGCTCCAGGCGGCCATCGTCGGGGCGATCGGTTATGGGATCGGCGTGGGGCTCTCCACGCTCTTCGGGTTCAAGACGCTGGATCGCTGGGGCAACCCCACCGAACTGGCGTACTTCACCCCCTGGCAGCTCTTGCCGATCACGGCGGCGGCGATCCTCTTCATCTGCATGCTCGCGAGCCTGCTGAGCGTCCAGCGGGTCGTCTGCCTGGAGCCGGCCGTCGTCTTCCGGAGCTGATCCCATGACCGCCGAGACTTCCCGAACGATCGACGTCGACGCGACGCCCGGAAGCCCGAGCCTGGCCGTGCGGGTACGCGGCCTGTCCAAGCACTTCGGCCGAGGCGACCAGCGGGTCGCGGCGCTCGACGGGGTGGACCTGGACGTCCTCGCCGGGCAGATGTCGCTGATCGTCGGGCCGTCGGGCTGCGGCAAGACCACGCTCCTCTCCGTGATCGCCGGCATCCTCGACGCCGACGCGGGCGAGGTGACCGTCTTCGGTGAAGACGTCGCCCGGATGGGCGACCGGGCCAAGACCCGGTTCCGCGCCCGTCGGATCGGCTTCATCTTCCAGCAATACAACCTCCTCCCCGCCCTGACGGCCGCCGAGAACGCGTCGATCCCCCTGGTCATCGCCGGCTGGCGAAAGCGCCCGGCCGTCGCCAGGGCGGCCGAGGTCCTCGACTCGATCGGCATGGGCAAAAAAGTGGGGAGTCTCCCCTCTCAGCTCTCCGGAGGCCAGATGCAGCGGGTCGCGATCGCCAGGGCCCTGGTCCACGACCCCCAGCTTCTGGTCTGCGACGAGCCGACCGCCGCGCTCGACCACGAGACCGGGCTCACCGTCATGGAGCTGCTGCGCGCGTCGGCCGTCCGCAGCGACCGCGCCGTGGTCGTCGTCACGCACGACAACCGCGTCTTCCACTTCGGCGACCGGATCGCCCACATGGACGACGGCCGCGTCGTCCGAGTCGAGGACCGCGCCCCGGACAGGTCCGCCGCCTGACGGCCCATCTCCTTGTGGACCCCAATCATGTTCCTGCGCATCCTGCTGCCGATCGTCGCCCTGCTGGGAATCATCCTCGCCGTCCGCGGCGTCGTGCCGTACGACCTCGGCATGGAGGCGGGCCGGCCGGTGCTGAGACGCAAGGCCCCCCGGCCTCGGAGCCGGTCGCTCCGCCGCCGGAACGGCCGTCGCGGTTCCGGGAGAGCCTGCACGGGATGGGCCTGGTGGAAGCCCAGCGCGAGAACATCCCGATCGGGACGCCGGTCCCGGGCGTCGTCCTGGAAGTCTTCGTCGACGGCCGCCCGGGGTACGATCCGCCCCATAAGCGGGTCGGCGACCGGGTCGAGAAGGGCGAGCCCCTGTTCCGCATCGACGGCCGCGAGCTGGAGGCCGAGCTGACGACTCGCGAGGCCGCGCTGGCCGCCGCCGAGGCCCAGCTCCACCGGCTGGAACGGATGCCGCGCGCCGAGGACCTCCCCCCGGCCATGGCCGCCGTCGAGGAGGCCGAGGCCCGATTGCTCGACGCCGAGGCGGCCTTTGCGCGAAGCTCCCAGCTCCAGCAGCGGAGCATGATCGCCGCCAGCGACTACGACCACGACCGCTACGCCAGGCTCGCCGCCAAGGGCGCCGTCGACCGCGCCAGGGCCGACCTGGAGAAGCTCCAGGCGGGGGCCTGGAAAGAGGACGTCGCGGTCCAGCGCGCGGCGGTCCTCCAGGCCCGAAGCCAGGTCGACGGCGCGCGGATCCTGCTCGACCGGCTGGTCGTCCGCGCGCCGGTCGACGGCGTCGTCCTCCAGGTCAACGTCCGGCCGGGGCAGATCGCGACCCAGGCGTGGAAGGAGCCCATGCTGGTGATCGGCGAGACCGACCGGCTCCACGTCCGGGTCGACATCGACGAGAACGACCTCCCGCGGTTTCGCGAGGGGGTCCCCGGCGTCGCCACCCTCAAGGGCCGGACGACGCCCGAATTCCCCCTGACGTTCTTCCGCATCGAGCCCTACGTCATCCCCAAGCGCAGCCTCACCGGGGACAACGCCGAACGAGTGGACACCCGGGTCCTCCAGGTGCTCTACGCGCTCCCCGACGTCCCTCCGGCCCGGGTCTACGTCGGCCAGCAGATGGACGTCTTCCTCGACCTCGGGGAAGGCCGTTGAGGACCGTTCGCCCTCACGGTTCCGGCGCGGGGAGCCGCGCCGGGACGATCCGGAAGGGGACGCTCGCCGTGGTCGTCGCCGCCGCTCCCCCGGCGTTCTCGTCCCGCAGGATCATGTCGTACTCGTAGTCGCCGGGAGGGAGCCCCTTCAGGGAGAACGTGTTGCTGAAGTAGACCTCGCGCGGGGGCCTCGCCGCGACGGCCTCGTAGTCCAGCAGCTTCGCCTTTCGCAGGAGGACCTTCTTCTTCCCACGGGCGCGGACCTGCCCGTCCTGGGTGAAGCGAGCGGCGAAACGGTCTCCCTTGGGGACGATCTTGTAGCCCTTCGGCCGCAGGTAGACCAGGAGCTTCTCGTCGCTCGTCTGCTCGGCGCCGGGGAGTTCCTCGTAATCCTCGAAGCCCTTGATCGACCGACAGACGACCGGCTTCTCGATGCTCAGGGGCGGCTCGGCGGCCCCGTCCTTCGACGGCTCCTGGGCCTGCGCCGAGGCGGTCGCGACCATCAGGCCGAGGCAGAATCCCTGGGCGATCCGTCGGACGAGCATCGACGTCATGGGGAGGCTCCCGGTGTGCGGAGGATCGCGTCGCGACGGCGGGCGGACGGGACGGCCTGCGCGCCGCCCGCCCGCCCCTTGCGGGTCACCAGATCCGGACGCGTTTTTCGGGGGGGAGCCAGAGCCCGTCCCCTTCCTTCACGCCGAACGCCTCGTAGAACTCGGGGAGATTGCGGAGCACGCCGTTGCAGCGGAACTCGGACGGCGAGTGAGGGTCGACGGCGAGCCGTCGCGAGAGCTCGGCGTCGCGGATCTTGCCGCGCCACGCTTGGGCCCAGCCCAGGAAGAACCGCTGATCGCCGGTGAGGCCGTCGATCACCGGGGCGTCCTGACCGCCGAGCGATCGCTTGTAGGCCTTGTAGGCGATCGTGAGGCCCCCCAGGTCGCCGATGTTCTCGCCGATGGTGAGCGCGCCGTTCACCTTCTGGCCGGGGAGTTGGCGGGGCTCGAAGCCGTCGTATTGCTCGATCAGCTTCTTGGCGCGGGCGTCGAACTCCTTGCGGTCGGCGTCGGTCCACCAGTTCACGAGGTTGCCGTCGCCGTCGGACTTGGACCCCTGGTCGTCGAAGCCGTGGCCGATCTCATGGCCGATGACCGCGCCGATGGCCCCGTAGTTCACGGCGTCGTCGGCCTCCAGGTCGAAGAACGGGGGCTGGAGGATGGCGGCCGGGAAGACGATCTCGTTGAGCGTGGAGTTGTAATAGGCGTTGACCGTGTGCGGGGTCATCCCCCACTCGTCCCGGTCGATCGGCCCGCCCAGCTTGGCGAACTCGCGGTCGTTCTCGAAGGCGTCGGCGCGGCGGACGTTACCCAGCAGGTCGTCGGCCTTGATCTCCAGCTTGGAGTAGTCTCGCCACTTGTCCGGGTAGCCGATCTTGGGGGTGAACTTGGCGAGCTTGTCCAGGGCCTTGGCCCGGGTCTCGGGGCTCATCCAGTCCAGCTCGGAGATGTTCGCTCGATAGGCGGCGGTCAGGTTGTCCACCAGCTCCTTCATGCGGGACTTGGCGGCCGGCGGGAAGTGCTTCTCGACGTACAGCTTGCCCACGGCCTCGCCCATCGCGCCGGAGACCAGGCCGACGCCGCGCTTCCAGCGGGGGCGAAGCTCCGGCGTCCCGGAGAGGGTCCGGCCGAAGAACGCGAAGTCCTCGTCCACGAACGGCCGGCTCAGGTACGCCGAGGCGTCGTGGATCAGACGCCAGCGGACCCAGGTCTTCCAGTCGTCGAGCGGGGTCTCCTCGACCAGTTTGGAGATCGCGGCGAAGAAGTCGGGCTGGGCGACGACCACCTCGTCGAGCCTGGGCGCGCCGAGGTTTTCGAGCCAGGTCTTCCAGTCGATCGCCGGGGCGAGCGCCTCGACCTCGGCGAGCGTCTTCTTGTTGTAGCTGAGCGTCCGGTCCCGCCGCTTGACGCGGTCCCAATGGTGCTTGGCGATCGCGGTCTCCAGCTCCAGGACGCGGGCCGCCTTCGCCTTGGGGTCGGGGATTCCGGCGAGGGTCAGCATCTTCTCGACGTGGGCGACGAACTGGTCGCGGATCTCCTGGTACTTCGCCTCGCGGTAGTACGACTCGTCGGGGAGGCTGATCCCCCCCTGCCCCATGTAGGTGACGTACTGGTCGGACTTCTTGGCGTCGACGCCGACCCCCGCGCCGAAGAGGCCGCCGACCCCCTGCCGCTGGAGCGAGCCCAGGAGGGCGACGAGGGCTTTCTTGTCGGCCAGGGCGTCGACCCGGGCGAGGTCGTCGGCGAGGGGCTTCACGCCCAGTTCGTCGGCGCGGGCCTCGTCCATGAAGCTCGTGTAAAGGTCGCCGATCTTGCGGGCCTCGGAGCCGGCCGGCGCGTCGGCCTTCGCCGCCTCCTCGATGATGGCGCGGATGGCGGCGTCGCTCTCGTCGATGAGCTGATCGAAGGTCCCCCAGCGCGACTTGTCGGGGGGGATCTCGGTCTTCTGGATCCAGCCGCCGTTGACGTGGCGGAAGAAGTCGTCCTGGGGCCGGACCTCCTTGTCGAAGCCCGACGGGTCGACGCCCGATCGGGCCGAGGCCGGGGCCGGGTCGTCGGCTCGCGCCGTGGGGGGCGCGGCGGCGGCCGCGGCGGCCAGGATGAGGGCGCAACGGAGTCCTGACGGATGGATCACGCGAAGGGTCCTTCCCTGATGGAGTTTCGAAAAGTCGAACGCCCGCGCCCGGCGGGGCCGGTCGCGGGCGCGACGCCGGAGCTTCCAGATTCGGGGATCGCGGGGGGGAAATCAAGGCGGCTCGCCAGGAGGTGCCGCCGCCTCATCTCCTCGCCCGCTCGCGGGGGCTCACTTCTTGGGGTCGAGGTTCTGCTTCAGGTCTTCGGGAGAGACCTCGGAGGCTACGCCGGCGGCGGGGACGTCGAGCCCGGCGGTCCAGAGGATGGCGTTGAGGTTGAGCTTCCGGAAATTCGGGTCGCCCCAGTTCTTGTGGGCGTGGCCCCCGGTGAAGCCGTAACCACGACCGCCGTCGGGACGCTCGACGACCCAGGCGAGCACCTCGGGGCGGCCCTTGGCCTCCTGGACGTGCTTGAGCGGGCCGGCGGGCGAGGTGTGCGAGGTGTCGCGGGTCTGGTCGTCCGGCTTGGCGACGAGGATCGGGGTGATCCCCTTCATCTCGGGCCGGAACCGGATGTTGTAGTACCACTCGTCGACGACCGCGAACGGCTCGACGCCGCGGGTGACCGGGTGCTCGGGCAGGCTCTCGATCTCGGCCTTCCAGTGGGGGTTGGTCGAGAAGTACGTCTCGTAGTAGCCGCCGATCCAGTCGCGGAACTTGTCGCCGGGCTCTCCCTTGGGGACCTCGACGGCGTAGTGCATGAAGCCCAGGCCGACCCCCTTGTCCGCGAGCTTCTGGAGCTTGGCGAGGTGGTCCCCCTGGATGGCGGGATGGCCCGCGCCGCCGTCCATGAAGAAGATCAGGGCCTTGGCGCCGTCGAAGACGGACTCGTCGGCGGGCCAGCCGCCGGCGACGACCACGGGCTCGACGCCCGGGACCTGGGCGAGGCATTTGGCGAGCAGCTTGCAGCCGGCGTTGAACTCGTGATCGCCGGGGCCGTGGCTGGGCCGGCCGGCGATCAGGACGATCTTGGTCGGGTCCGCGGCCGAGGCGGAGACGGTGGCGGCGAACGTCGCCGCGAGGAAGAGGGCCGCGAGGCCGACGAATCGATACCGCGTCATGGGGCGTCCTCTGCTGGGGGTCTGTCGAGGGGTGGGCGTCCGGGGAGAGGGCGAGGGCGAGGGGGGCGATCGAGAAGGGGCGGGGCGCCGGGAGGATGTCCTCGCGACGTCCCGCCCCATCGGCGGTCGGGTCGTCAGGCGGGCCGGGGCGGCCGAAGCCGCCCGACGCGGGTCAGATCAGCTCGGTGACGCCGGGCCTGGGGAACTCGGGCTCCGCCAGGCTCCCCTTCAGGTCGAGCCCCTGGGGGAAGGTGTCGAGCTTGGACTCGAGCGCCTGCTCCCAGGTGACGGCCTTGCCGGTGTAGGCCGACATCCGGCCCATGATCGCCGTCAGGGTGCTCTCGGCGACCTGGTGCAGCTCGTTCAGCGGCTGGCCGGCGACGATGCTCTCCAGCAGGTGGACGTGCTCGTGGACGTAGGGGTTGCCGTCGGTGACGCGGACGCGGTCCTTCTTCTCGCCGGTGAACCGGTAGCCGTTGCTCTGGAACCGGCCCTTGGTGCCGACGATCGTCTCGGAGACGTTGTTCTCGCAGTCGGGGATCTGGCGGCACATCGACATGACGTGCACCTCGTTGGGGTACTCGTAGTCGATCGCGAAGTGGTCGTAGCTCTGGCCCAGTTCGGGACCGGCGAGCATCTGACGGCCGCCCATGCCCACGGCGCGGACGGGGTGGGAGCCGATGGCCCAGTTGGCGACGTCCAGGTTGTGGACGTGCTGCTCGACGATGTGGTCGCCGCAGAGCCACAGGTAGTGGTACCAGTTGCGGAGCTGGTACTCGACGTCGGTCCACTCGGGCTGGCGCTTGCGGGCCCAGATGGCGCCCTGGTTCCAGTAGACCTGGCCGCCGATGATCTCGCCGATGGCACCGTCGTGGATCCGCTTGAGGCTCTCCAGGTAGCCGGGCTGGTGGCGGCGCTGGGTGCCGACGACGACGGCCAGCTTCTTCTTCTTGGCCTCCTCGGCGGCGGCCATGACCTTGCGGATGCCGGTGCCGTCGACGGCGACCGGCTTCTCGGCGAACAGGTGCTTGCCGGCCTTGACCACGGCCTCGATGTGCTGGGGGCGGAACCCCGGCGGGGTGGCGAGGATGACCAGGTCGCAGCAGTCGATGACCTTCTGATAGGCGTCGAGCCCGACGAAGCAGCGATCGTCGGCGACGTCGTACTTCTCCTTGGAGGCCGGGCTGTTCTTGACGCTCTCGCGACAGTTCTTGAGGTGGTCCTCGAAGACGTCGCCGAGGGCGTGGATCTTGATGTTGAAGGTGGTGCCGGCCGCCTCGCAGATGTTGTCGGCCGCGCCGGTGCCGCGACCGCCGCAGCCGACGACGCCGACCTTGATGACGTCGTTGCCGCGGGCGTAGGCGTTGCTCAAGAACCCGAGGCCGGCGGCGGCCGCGGACGAAGCCTTCAGGAACGTGCGACGACTGGGATCGGTCATGACTCGGCGACTCCCGGGGAAAGGAAGGGGCGGGACGCCGCCGGCCTCACGCGGCCGGGCGGGACGTCGTCGCCCCGGACAGGGGACGTTCTCGGTGCGAGGCGGTCTGGCTGAAGCGATGCTCCGATCGGATCCTTGAAGCGGGTCTCAGCGGGTGCCCTTGCCCTTGACGACCAGGGACTTCATCCCCTTGAGGGACTCCTGCTCGGCGAGCGGGCGGACGATCCGGAAGCCGATGAATGTGGCGTCGGTGTGCCACCAGATGCTCTGGGGCCGCTGGGGGTCCTGGACGCTCCACTCCTTGTCGGATCCGCGACGGGCCGCGCTGCGGAGCCGTTCGGCGTCGTCGTCCCACGAGCCGCCGCGGACGACGTAGGAGTATTCCTCGGCCGTCGGGGCGTTGAACGGCTCGAGCGTCGCCTTGTCGCCGGCGAACTGCTTGTAGAAGTCGGGCTCGTAGTGGTCCAGGCACCACTCGGCGACGTTGCCGTGGATGTCGAAGAGGCCCCAGGGGCTGGCCTTCTTCTTGCCGACCTGCATGGGCTTCTCGGCGTTCTCCACGTACCAGGCGTACTCCTCGAGCTGCTCCGGGTCGTCGCCGAAGAAGTAGGGGGTCTTGGAGCCGGCGCGGCAGGCGTACTCCCACTCGGCCTCGGTCGGCAGGCGATAGAGCACGCCGGTCTTCTCGGAGAGCCAGCGGCAGTATTCCATCGCGGAGTGGTGGGTGATGCAGATGGCCGGCTGGTTGCGGTGGCCGTAGCCGAAGGTCATGTCGGCGTACGGGGGGGTGGGCCGGGTCACGGCGTCGGCCTTCATCTCGGTCTCGACCTGATTCTTGAGGTCGACGCCGTCACGCGTCTTCTTCTTGAGGTCGAGCGAGAAGCAGAAAAGGTCGTACTCGTCCCAGGTGACCTCGTGGGTCCCCATCCAGAACGGGGCGATGGCGACGGGGTGCTGCGGGCTCTCGTCGTCCCCCCGATTCTCCTCGTCCTCGGGGCTCCCCATCAGGAACTCGCCGCCCTTGATCGGGACCAGGTCGAACTTGACCTCGGTCCCGGGGATGAGCTGCGTGTAAGGCTTCATCTCCGCTTCGGTCTTGGGGGCGGGCGCCTGGGCCGCGGCCGGGCCGGCCACCCATCCCAGGGCGAGGGCCAGGGTCAGGGGGAAGGCGATCGAACGGGCATGCGTCGAGCGGCTCACTTTTGATATGCTCCAGCTGATGGAGTTCCGACCGAGACGCGCTCGGACGGCGAATGAGGATCGTCAGGGGAGGTACCGTGGCGCCATCACCCATGAGCGTTCGCCTGAGCGTTGTCGTCCTGGTCTTGACACTCGTCGGTTCGGGGTCGGCGGGCGAGCTCGCGCGTTTCGAATACCTCGAGACGCACATGGGAAGCTCGTTCAAGATTCTCTTATACTCCACCCAGGAAACCGCCGCCAGACGCGCCTCCCGGGCCGCCTTCGATCGAATCGCCGCGCTCGACGCGGTCCTCAGCGACTACGACCCGGAC includes:
- the holA gene encoding DNA polymerase III subunit delta codes for the protein MRGLDWLKDGSGKGASPLYVVFGDDPYLRREAIKRAIGVELSDDDDEMGVARFEGASAKLADVVDELRTLPFFSKRRVVLVEEADPFVSAYRKELEAYVEAPSSSGSLILAVRSWPGNTRLAKSAAKAGMAIDCSSPPEADLLRWLPGCASKAQSKLGPDAAKLLLELVGPELGILTAEVDKLAIATAHVGEIRREDVAKFVEAGRIEEVWDVVNAATEGRGDVAARLLDDLIAKGEHPVKLLAQMTSSLMRLHHAGRLRAARLSVAEACEIAGIRPFAVQQTTRQHSHLGPGRVDQLPAWLLQADLDVKGGSQLNPRVVLERLLVRLSQPRRD
- a CDS encoding CerR family C-terminal domain-containing protein yields the protein MENQETTKDRLIEAAGREFAEKGFDQARIRTICERAGANLAAVNYHFGDKERLYREVLLEAYRRRSSVVLPSLGDATAAEKLRAFIRFFFNQVVALKEEDSWQTRMMAREVSDPTSALDEVIRDWVRPRFEMLKSIMREIRPEADDRRLNALCFSVVGQCLMYRLARTVTGRLIGPEGDGLLDDDYLADHVATFTLAALGLGPPFGRDAGETPDV
- a CDS encoding ABC transporter permease; amino-acid sequence: MSWIAIKMLMGDRAKFLGIVIGLTFAAALITQQGSIFCGLMLRTCSQISDVTGADLWVMDPGVRFADDVKPMLESHLDRVRGVDGVKWAVPLYKGNARARLTFDPATLRAKTEPPDARRRERRAPPTPPANVFTRALDLFAPGSGDFSTPPPRWYDPGQVNVVESVVLIGVDDASMVGAPPGGAMVGPGPRGRMWVGDLEDLRRPESIVIDRVGLRKLFPGCHLEEPLADPPESDAEYVARLRAFVRSAPELEMNDRRAVVVGVCEATRTFQSSPVVYTLYSRAKRFMPMERKMLTFILARTADDPSGAKLAPAIVADRIRRATGLGAWTSESFMYRTIKYYLIYTGIPINFGITVFLGFLVGTAIAGQTFYNFTIENIKQFGSLKAMGASNGRIVAMILLQAAIVGAIGYGIGVGLSTLFGFKTLDRWGNPTELAYFTPWQLLPITAAAILFICMLASLLSVQRVVCLEPAVVFRS
- a CDS encoding ABC transporter ATP-binding protein, whose translation is MTAETSRTIDVDATPGSPSLAVRVRGLSKHFGRGDQRVAALDGVDLDVLAGQMSLIVGPSGCGKTTLLSVIAGILDADAGEVTVFGEDVARMGDRAKTRFRARRIGFIFQQYNLLPALTAAENASIPLVIAGWRKRPAVARAAEVLDSIGMGKKVGSLPSQLSGGQMQRVAIARALVHDPQLLVCDEPTAALDHETGLTVMELLRASAVRSDRAVVVVTHDNRVFHFGDRIAHMDDGRVVRVEDRAPDRSAA
- a CDS encoding HlyD family secretion protein, yielding MGLVEAQRENIPIGTPVPGVVLEVFVDGRPGYDPPHKRVGDRVEKGEPLFRIDGRELEAELTTREAALAAAEAQLHRLERMPRAEDLPPAMAAVEEAEARLLDAEAAFARSSQLQQRSMIAASDYDHDRYARLAAKGAVDRARADLEKLQAGAWKEDVAVQRAAVLQARSQVDGARILLDRLVVRAPVDGVVLQVNVRPGQIATQAWKEPMLVIGETDRLHVRVDIDENDLPRFREGVPGVATLKGRTTPEFPLTFFRIEPYVIPKRSLTGDNAERVDTRVLQVLYALPDVPPARVYVGQQMDVFLDLGEGR
- a CDS encoding M13 family metallopeptidase — encoded protein: MIHPSGLRCALILAAAAAAAPPTARADDPAPASARSGVDPSGFDKEVRPQDDFFRHVNGGWIQKTEIPPDKSRWGTFDQLIDESDAAIRAIIEEAAKADAPAGSEARKIGDLYTSFMDEARADELGVKPLADDLARVDALADKKALVALLGSLQRQGVGGLFGAGVGVDAKKSDQYVTYMGQGGISLPDESYYREAKYQEIRDQFVAHVEKMLTLAGIPDPKAKAARVLELETAIAKHHWDRVKRRDRTLSYNKKTLAEVEALAPAIDWKTWLENLGAPRLDEVVVAQPDFFAAISKLVEETPLDDWKTWVRWRLIHDASAYLSRPFVDEDFAFFGRTLSGTPELRPRWKRGVGLVSGAMGEAVGKLYVEKHFPPAAKSRMKELVDNLTAAYRANISELDWMSPETRAKALDKLAKFTPKIGYPDKWRDYSKLEIKADDLLGNVRRADAFENDREFAKLGGPIDRDEWGMTPHTVNAYYNSTLNEIVFPAAILQPPFFDLEADDAVNYGAIGAVIGHEIGHGFDDQGSKSDGDGNLVNWWTDADRKEFDARAKKLIEQYDGFEPRQLPGQKVNGALTIGENIGDLGGLTIAYKAYKRSLGGQDAPVIDGLTGDQRFFLGWAQAWRGKIRDAELSRRLAVDPHSPSEFRCNGVLRNLPEFYEAFGVKEGDGLWLPPEKRVRIW
- a CDS encoding ThuA domain-containing protein — protein: MTRYRFVGLAALFLAATFAATVSASAADPTKIVLIAGRPSHGPGDHEFNAGCKLLAKCLAQVPGVEPVVVAGGWPADESVFDGAKALIFFMDGGAGHPAIQGDHLAKLQKLADKGVGLGFMHYAVEVPKGEPGDKFRDWIGGYYETYFSTNPHWKAEIESLPEHPVTRGVEPFAVVDEWYYNIRFRPEMKGITPILVAKPDDQTRDTSHTSPAGPLKHVQEAKGRPEVLAWVVERPDGGRGYGFTGGHAHKNWGDPNFRKLNLNAILWTAGLDVPAAGVASEVSPEDLKQNLDPKK
- a CDS encoding Gfo/Idh/MocA family protein — encoded protein: MTDPSRRTFLKASSAAAAGLGFLSNAYARGNDVIKVGVVGCGGRGTGAADNICEAAGTTFNIKIHALGDVFEDHLKNCRESVKNSPASKEKYDVADDRCFVGLDAYQKVIDCCDLVILATPPGFRPQHIEAVVKAGKHLFAEKPVAVDGTGIRKVMAAAEEAKKKKLAVVVGTQRRHQPGYLESLKRIHDGAIGEIIGGQVYWNQGAIWARKRQPEWTDVEYQLRNWYHYLWLCGDHIVEQHVHNLDVANWAIGSHPVRAVGMGGRQMLAGPELGQSYDHFAIDYEYPNEVHVMSMCRQIPDCENNVSETIVGTKGRFQSNGYRFTGEKKDRVRVTDGNPYVHEHVHLLESIVAGQPLNELHQVAESTLTAIMGRMSAYTGKAVTWEQALESKLDTFPQGLDLKGSLAEPEFPRPGVTELI
- a CDS encoding formylglycine-generating enzyme family protein, producing MSRSTHARSIAFPLTLALALGWVAGPAAAQAPAPKTEAEMKPYTQLIPGTEVKFDLVPIKGGEFLMGSPEDEENRGDDESPQHPVAIAPFWMGTHEVTWDEYDLFCFSLDLKKKTRDGVDLKNQVETEMKADAVTRPTPPYADMTFGYGHRNQPAICITHHSAMEYCRWLSEKTGVLYRLPTEAEWEYACRAGSKTPYFFGDDPEQLEEYAWYVENAEKPMQVGKKKASPWGLFDIHGNVAEWCLDHYEPDFYKQFAGDKATLEPFNAPTAEEYSYVVRGGSWDDDAERLRSAARRGSDKEWSVQDPQRPQSIWWHTDATFIGFRIVRPLAEQESLKGMKSLVVKGKGTR